In Gammaproteobacteria bacterium, the genomic stretch CTCATTGGTTACACCTCTTTTGATGGTTGATTCTATCAAATTTGGTGTCTACTGAATCGGGGTCAGTTCAAATCTACGTACCCACTCATACTCAGGAATATATAAATTTTCTTACAACATAAGAAATTTTATCGGATAAATATTTATGTCTAATAAATAAGAAAAATGAATTCAATACTTTAGAATTTATAGGACGTTACTTTACTTAAATAAGGAGGGCAAGGCAGTTAAAATTAAGAAATTTATTGTGTTAGTCTTGCACCGTACGGGCCAATCATTTGTTATTGGCACATCTTTTTGGCCGATTATTGAGCTTCTAAAGCTTTTATTTTTTCAAAATTACACTTAAAAAAGCTAAAGAATGAATAACTTTATTGAAAACCGTTATTACGAGATATACAATTCCCAAAAATAAAAGGGTGGTATTTGCTAAGGATCAGTATGAAATTCGAACAATTTTATAATTCGATTATTTCGGTAATAAGCAGAAAATTTGAAAATAATATATCCCAAGACGCAATTCAAAACTTCGCAAATAATCTATCAATTATCTTTAATGATAACAAAAGTGAAAGTTCCTTAAAAATGACTAGAATGACTATTCTTTTTGAGGGCTTTTACCAGTTTCTTCCATCAGAGTCCGAATTAAAAAAAGATCTCCTAACTATTAAAATGCAGCGCTGGGTACTTCATTTTGGTACACCTACGATAGCATTTCTACTTTCTTATATGTCACAAATCGAACAAACTAAAGATCATTTTATAAAAGTGCATGATTCAATTGGCCTGGGAATAGAATTAAGTAGCCCAATGCCTTGGCATGTTACTGCAACATTGAAATCAGCTATTGATAAAAGTAACGATGTAGTTATTGATGAACATAAAATGAATGCAGTTCTTATGCCAGAACTAAAAGAAGAGACCGGCAAATTTCTTAAAACTCATAATTCATCTGGTGGATTTACTACTACTCCGTGTGACTCCTATTCTCAGCAATTTATCAAACACGCAAAATCATTGAAAAAGAAAGGAGGTAGTGTACTCGAAATTGGTGCTGCATTTGGAGCTGCTTCTTTACAGGTGACCTCATCGGTAGTTAAAGTATTTTGTAATGACATTGAAGCAAAAAACCTTGCAGTAATCAGAAATAGATATTTACAAGGAATAAAAAAAAGCGCAAGTTCTGTGACGGGCGATGAAGAAAATTTAATACTTCTCCCGGGTTCCTTCCCAGAAGAATTGGCCGGACTGCCTAACGATTCATTTGACGCAATTTTGATTTGTCGAGTGTTACATTTTTTTCCTGGTAAAAAGATAGATCAGGCATTATCACTAATAGAGCCACTATTAAAACCTAGTGGCAGGGTTTATATCATTTGTGAAACTCCGTATTTAAAAAATTGGAAAACTTTTATTCCTGAGTATGAAAAAAGAGTTTCGGCTGAAATTGAGTGGCCTGGCGAAATTACTGATGCAAGTAGTTTTGAAAGTAGTGGACGAGTAGCCCTTCTTCCAAAATTTGTCCACTGGATTAGTAAAGATGTTATTGAGATGGCGCTTAAAAGAAATAGTTTTGATATTGTTAATTCTTCATATATTGATCGAAAAGGCCAATTTCCTGATGATTTGTTGTTGGATGGAAAAGAAAGCGTAGGTGTTGAAGCACGTCGAGCAAAACATCGATTTTAATTTGGACGGATAATTATGACAATGAAAGTTAGCTTAATGGATAGGCTGGGGTCAATGTTAAAAGAATTTATTAATGATGTAGCAGTAAAAGAGCAAGCTAAAATAGTTGATATTTATGAATGTAAAAAAAGTGGATATATTAGAGCAGTAATTCAGCTTTCAACCAGACATGTGATTGAAAAAAATATAAGTGATATTGTTACAGATAATATGCTGATACAATGTTTTGATAAAAAAACTATAAGAACTTTAACATACATGGCTACAATTGAAAGAATGAAGCCGGATTATTCTGTCGTAGTACAACAGTTGCAAGATGAAGTTGATGAGTATATTTTAGGAATAAAATCAAAAAGTGACAAAAATATTATTAAAAAAACACCCTCAGAAATATCTAAAGACAAAGCATTACTTGCAAAATTTAGTCCTGTTGATGCAAGCCGAATTGGATATTTAGCTGGTATACGAGATACGGTTAAAGAATTCAAGATTAAATCAACAATAAATTGTATTAAATAATGTCAAATACAATTGGTACTTTGTCGAATCAATCGCAATATAAATACCCATTTCTTTTCTTAGGGATTTATTTAACATTTTTGTTAGCTACTGTTTGTTTAGCGGGGAAGCTGGCGTTAATAGGTAATTTGTTAGTGCCTGGCGGGATTTTCGTATTTGGGTTTACTTTTAGCATTTGTGAAATAGTAGGGGAGGTGTATGGATATTCATATCCTCGTTTATTTATTTGGACAGGTGTTCTAGCAGAAATTATTTTTGCTCTAGTAGTTACGGGAATATCTCACCTTTCTTCACCAGAGTATTTCAAACATCAAGAAGCATACTGGCTCGTTTTTGATCCCACGCTAAGATATGTGGTGTCAAGTCTAGTAGGATTGATGGTGGGTGAATTTGTAAATGTCTACCTTTTAGCAAAATGGAAGATAGCTTGGCGTGGTAAGTTTTTTATAGGAAGAAGTCTGGTATCAGCAGGGCTTGGACAAGCAACTCTTACAATCATTGTAGATATTTTAAATTACTATGGAAAGATATCTTCTAGTAATTTGGTATGGATGATGATATCCGGGTATTTATGGAAAATGTGTGGCGCACTGATTCTTGTTTTTCCCGCATGGTTACTGGTGAAATATCTTAAGAAAGTTGAAGAGGTTGATCACTACGATATCAATACAAATTTCAATCCATTTATATTTAGGCTGGATGAAAAACAGATATCCTTACCCAATAAACAATTTAGCTTTTCTTCTACAAAATAAAAATGTCAAAATTGTAATCTTACTTCAAAAAGTATGGCAATCACTTTGTCCTGGTCCTGTTTTAGCTTGGTAAGTTGCGCGTTTCCGTCTTCTTGATCTTGTTTTATGTAGTATATTGAACCATCTATAAATAGTCTGTTCAGAATAATGAGATTATTTTTAGCTAAGCAAACAATTGCATAATCTCGATCTCTCGGTGTTTTGCTTGGATCGAACAATAATACCGATTTTTCAGGAAACATAGGTTCCATTTGAGAGTCTTTCATTATTATCGCAAAAGAATTCCGATCCACTTTTTTATCCAAAATAATTTCTTTATAGTGGTGTGAATGCATATTTTTTTGCGGCCAATGTTTTATCATTTCCCACTCAATAATTGGCACTGTGGAAATTTTCAGACTATTTTTGAGTGCATTGGGAATAATTGGTAAGGGCGTAATACCGATAAGTTGATCAACGGATATTGAAAAAAAATTAGCAAGCGCTTCCAAAGCATGGTTTCGGGGTTTCTTGGTTTCCCCATTTAAAATATGATGCAACGTCGGCTGGGGTATTTGCGTACGTTTTGCTAGCTCAAGGATAGAAACCCCATTATGAAGCTTTATAAGATATTTTAAATTTTCGCTAAGCGTTTGCTTACTCATATCTTTCCTAGTAATTATTAATAATAATATTCATTTGTAACTTGACAAGCGATCCTCGCAAGGGTCTAATTGAATAAAATTATTCATATTTAGTTATTCATTCTATCTCTTAAGAATAATTTTTACCAATAATAGCATGTGCATGACTTAATCCAAATGAAATTTGGGTAAAATGCAATTGTAAAAAAAATGGAAAGTAATATTTTATCGGAATGAAATAGGAGCTAGTAGAATCATCATGTCAGCAATTCCACTTTTATGTAATTCAATAGGGACTTACAAAGCTAAACTTTCAAGAGAAGAAAAATTCATTGCCGAAGCAGGCCTTTTCACGCTGGTTTGTGATGAAATCAAAAAAATCCTTAAAGCGGAATACAAAAATTATTTTTGTTTAATGAAATTTAATGAAGAAATGGAGAATACGATGCTTGATGCTAATTTTTTACGTTTTGTTATTAGTGATATTTTATTATCCGGAGAATATTCTTTGGAAGGAGTTGCTTACTACACCCAGTCACCAGAAGAAGTAATTTGTGATGTAGTTTCTGGAACAAACATCGAACCATCATTGCCGTTATCTAGAAAAATTATTAATTTACATAAATCAGTCAGACCAAATCTATATCAAGAAATTATGAAAAAAATTATTGCTGAATACCTACCTTAAAATTAATGAAGCTTTGAATTACAGTATCGCTGTTGTTCTCTTCTCTACAGCAAGAAATATATTTCTTGCTGTAGTTTCAGTTTGCAAATTTTTCTTTGTAGCAAATAAACCACAAGCCATTCAGTAGAAGATTATTAATAAGGGAGAGAAGGTTATGCTTGGATCGGGACAGCTCCTATTAAAATCGATGCATCCCATTCAGTTGTAAAAGTCTTTTCTATTTACAATGAATAGTTTCACCAAGTTACCTCTTAAAAAAACAAAAACTAAGAAAATCATTTCAAACATAACTGTGCCGTTAAAGTTCCTTAGCATCCAAGCTTAAATAATTAATTTAAACGATATAAGCTAATTTCTAATACTCAATTCTTTCAATCCATTTGATCCCAACATAATGCAACAATTTCACTGACAGCTAGCTTACTAAACATGATAACAACTCGTAGCCTGGGTGGAGCGCAAAGCGGGTAACCCAGGAAATCCTATCATTATATTAGAAAACTATAAATAATATTCATTACAATCCTGTTAACCTTGGGCTAGTTAAGGAAACCGTTGATTGGCGTAATTCTTCATTTCATTGATAGGTAAAAAAAGGAATGCTGTCTCGTAAATGGCAAGTGGGATCCTGAAGAGAATAAGGGCGAATAATGGGTTTGGGTGTTAATGGGTTACGCTGCCTGCAAATGGCCGCCAAGGTTGGGTTTCGCTGCGCTACACCTAAGGTACGCTTGCTTTACCAAACTTTTAACATACGTAGAATGCCATCTTTACATCCCATAACAACTTTCCAGTTGGGCACTGCGCTCATCATACCTTGCTAGACCCATAGTCTTATTTATTTAGTGAGTTTTTTAATTTCTTTCTGATATAAAATAACATAAAGATTGCTGGTAAAATGAAGGGTAGATAAATGCAAATGGATGCGTAGAGTAAAGTAGCTGCATCGAGGCCAGATGGTTGGATGGTAATAGACGAACCAGCATTTAATAGTTTCTGCATCTTTTTATCAAAAGTAACTTTAATATAGTATGTTTTATCTTGATGAGCATCAAATGAATTTAGAACGGCTTGGTTTGATCCAGCGAAGAAAATAATTCCAAATAATCCATTCGAAGTTTTCTTAACACCGTTAATTGAAATTGTTATATTTTTTTTGCCATAATTTTCTTCGCAATATTTCACAGCTTGTTTATTTCTACTGTCGCTCATCCTGCCAAAAGTGCAATCATTAATTTCCTTTAACACGTTTCCATCCATAACATGAAGCTTAATGGCGTAGTTACCGGGTTGGTTGGCAACAAAATGTAATTCAATTCCATTCCCCTGGGTATTTGATACCGGTATTTCAGCTGAAGAGTTCATTGTTACAGCCATATATGTCCAATAAGATATATGACTTGCAATGAATATAGTGAACAAAAGATAGAATATAAAAATTATTTTAAGATAAATAGGGCGCAGAGAATAATATGCTGTAATTATCGGGATGGTTATTACAACTGCAGTAATTGATATCATCAATAAAATTACAGAATAAAATATGATTACTTCCATTTTGATCTCGCAATTGTTTAAAAATTTGCAATGCTTTTTGTGCTACGATGTTGCCTAGCTCAGCAGTTTTGTTAACCCTTGTAGTACATCTTGATCACTATGTTTGACTCGACCGTCATGTAAATATTCTTGTCCAAGCGCAGATTGCGCATTTGGATTTCCTTTTTCAATGTCTTGAAGAAGTTTGGCAAAAGCATGGGGCTTTACAACATGGTTTTTCTTCTCGGCTTGCTCAAGTGGACCTGTGATTGCTTCTTCAAAATGATAAAATGTTGCGAATTGCAAAATTAGGCTAATTTTTTTAAATATTATTATAAGCCAGGATTAGAAAAAGAATTGTGCCAACACTATACATTAAAGATATATTATGGTCAAGATGGATCCAACAGGAGTCCTCATAGTTTATTTATTCCGTGAGCCACCGAACGCCCTTATGGCTTGGTAGCAAACCGTGTGAGTCGTAGCCTGGGTGGGCAGCCGTAGCCTGGTGGAGCGCAAAGCGCGTAACCCAGGAAACTCTTTTATTATAAAAATCTTAAACCCGAAAATCCCCATGGTCTATTTCCGTAGAAACCGCATCAAAGTCGGATCATATTTTTTTACTGCTACATTAAGCGAAAGCAATCAAGCATCTGGGAGCTTCCACTGGAAGATGATAATTATTTTTGTAAGATGACTACGTATCAAGAGATTATTAACCAGCACCATTATTGTTAAAGAGAGTTAAATTTTTAATAGATTATCGTGGTGAATATAACTTATGGCAGCGGAGATTTTGGGAGTACACAATTGAGGATGATGCTGGTTTAGAAAAATATATATAAATTATGTTCGTTACACCCTATGTTAAACATGCTTTGGTTAAGAATGTCGTTGATTGGCGGTATTTTCATTTCATCGTTATGTAAAAAAGGAAATGCTATCTTGCGATTGGGCACGTGAGCTATAAGGAGGATAGGTTTGATAGTGGGTTTAGTTGTTATGGGTTATCCTAGTTTCCCTGCGCTCACCCAGGTTACGGTTGCTCGAAGGGTTTTTTTTTGCTTATCTGTTTGGCTGATATCTAGTAATGTGTTGGCTTAGTGGTAATCAATTGATCTGTAAGGCTAACAGAGCATCAATATAATTCAAAATTTTCACTTTTAGAACGACTTCATGCTTCCTATTTTTTTAACCTAGCCTAATGTATCTTCCGAGTCACGCTAAAAATTTTACTCTGATTTCATTACATTCAGTAAATACATTTTTCATACTTGAGATGACACGAAGTATTATTGTTTTTTGCACGCAATAACTTTATAATTTACCCAAATTTTTAGCAATCAATCAATGGATTTTGAAAATGAATAAAAATTTTCTTCAAGGGTGGTACTATTTCACTGCATCAGCACAAATTAAAAAAAACAAAGTATATACATTTAACTACTTTGACACTTCATTTGTCTGTTATCGAGACTCAAAAAATTCAATCAACGTGTTTGATGCATATTGTCCACATTTAGGAGCTCATCTTGGTGTTGGGGGTAAAATAGTCAATGACTTACTCGTTTGTCCTTTTCACGGTTGGAAGTACAATGCCACGGGTCAATGCGTAGAAATATCGTATTGTAAAAAAATTCCTAAACGGGCTAAGCTGCAAAGTTACCCAGTGCAAGAAATGAATTCACTTGTCTTTGTTTATCTGGATCGCGAGGATGTTAATGCTAAGGCAAAACTAGAATCAAGAGATATCGATTTATTGAGTCTTAAAAAATTTTCTATTAAAGATTTTTTAACAACACGTATGAAAAATCATGAATTGCAAAAAATAATAGAAAAAGCAAAAACACTTTTTAGCTTTAAACCTATTGGTTCAGGAATATTTATAGTGAAATCAAAACACAACCACATTTCACTTTTTGTAACTGCCACACCCGTCAATAGTAATGAATTTTCTGTTTCATTTTCAGCTTCAATTGAAAAGAATTTTATTAATATCTTCCGATCATTTTTTATTAGAAAAAAAGCAAAACGACGTTTTGAAGTTTTGTTTAATACTGCAGTAGAGTCATGAGTTACCGTTACCCCTTCACACCCTTTCCAAAAGGTTGGTATCGAATTGGAATGCAGGAGAAAAAAATATATGCCTTCGATCGAGAATTAAAATTAAATCGTAGGAATAATGGCTTAGTTTTTTATGATATACATAATCCTGAATATACTTTTCCAGCCGTGGAAAAGAATAGCAATTTTTTTTGTTTTTATGATGAAAACCATCATGCCCCCTATTTTGAAGTTCCTGAGATCCTGGAATTCAACAGTCAGGAATGGCAAGCGCCATTTTATCTTTCCTGGCGTGCCCGAGTACACGCCCAAGAAATTGCAGAAAACGCCTTAGATTTATCACATTTTTGTACAGTTCATACTTACAAGGATGTTCCCACACTCAGTCATTTTAAGATAAGCGATCATCAATTTAATGTTGTTATGCATTCAAGAAAAAAAACCATGGGTATGGTCAGTAACATTTCTATGGATATTACTTATCATGGTCTGGGGATTGTGGTTGCAAATGTAGCAACTGAAAGCGGCATTGATTTAAAAGTCTTGCTCATGACAACACCGATTGAACAAGAATATGTTGATATTACCATGGGCGTTGCGATTAAAAAGACAGGCAATTTTCTTAAAGATTTTATCCTTCGCAAAGTTATTCCTAAAGATGTCAAAATTGAATTTACTCGGGATATTCCCGTTTGGGAAAGCAAAATTTATCGCAGTAAACCATTGCTTTGCCAAAATGAAGGTAATATTGTTCGCATCAGGAAATGGGCTAAGCAATTTTATGTAGAAACTAACAAATGAATGCAGAGCTGCCTGATAGCTTAAATCATAGATTGATGGGCTGGTTTGCTGTTGCCTTGAGTAAAGAATTGAAACGAAATCAAGTCATGCACGGTGTTCTTGCCGATACCCCCTACTGTTTGTCACGCTCAGAAGTGGGCATGGTTCAATTCAATAATAAAACCGATACCATTGTAGAAAGAAATGGAATCATTTATGCCTGGCATCACCCACAAGGAATACCACCCAGCTGGCAAGTGCCTATATTGGATGAAACAAATTGGTCAGCTTTTCGATATTACCAACTAACTGCGCGCACACACCCACAAGAAGTATACGAAAATAGTATAGATCTGTCGCATTTTCCCATCGTACATGGTTTTAAACAAATTACCTTAGAACAATCGCCAGTTTTTGATAAACATTGCATGACGGTTAGACACCGCATTCGTCGTAAAAATCCATTTATTCCGAGAGGAAAAGCATTATCTGCTGAGTTTGAAGTACGTTTACATGGTCTAGGATGCGCACATACGCATATTAATGTTTCGGTATTAAAAATGCAGGTGCGTATGGTGGTTGTAACTACTCCTATCCATACTGGCCATGTAAAAATTCGTTTAGGCGTAGCTATTTCAAATCACCTCAAACTTCCTTTAAAATTTTTATTTCTTCCTATTCTACATTGGGCGATTCATAAAAATATTGTTCGTGATTTTTGCCAAGATATCCCCATTTGGGAAAATAAATGTTTTCACTTTACTCCTTTGCTGGTAAAAGGCGACGGTCCCATTATGAAATTCCGTCATTGGTGCCAGCAATTCAAATATTAAGGATAAACAATGATTCCCAAAGGATGGTATTTTTGTGCTGAGTCTTCTGAAATAAAATCGCGACAGATTGTAGAGAAGAAAATTTTTGATCAACAAGTAATTTTGTGGCGAACTGAGTCGGGCGTACTCAACATGAGCACTGCCGTTTGTCCGCATTTAGGAAGTAATTTAGCTAAACTAGGGAAAGTGAGGGGTGAAAATCTGCAATGTTTTTCGCATGATTATACTTACAATGGCGAAGGTGATTGCGTTGCTACAGGGCAAAAGGTACTTCCGACTTGCCATAAGAAAGTTTTACGTTATTTTCCATTACAAGAATTGAATGGCTTTGTTATTGCTTGGTACGATCCGGAACTTAAAGAGCCTGATTGGTCTATTCCCATCGAAGTATTCTCAGTAATGAGCAAAAACTATGTGCGCAGTACGTTTGAATTCAATGTATCGATTGAAACTATTAACGAAGATAATTTCGACGTGGGCCATTTATATAAATGGCATCATGTCTATGATGTCAAAACAACGCCGGTTGAACAAAAAGGACCGATGATATCCATTTCGCATGCATTCAAACGTCATTCTATTTTGTTTAAAAAGTCGCTACCTTATCCGTTTAGTTTGCTTTCGCAGGAAATCAACAGTCGATATAGTTCAACTTTGCATGGCCATGGTTTGACAAATTCATTTATCGATATTTTTAATTTACAGATAAGATTGCATGATTTAATTTGGTGTACGCCCATTACGGCAACGCGAACTTTATATACGACATTTGTAAGACTGTTAGAGCCCAGTGAAAAACTAAGCATGTGGCGGAGATTAATGCGACGGCTAATTTTTGTGGGTTGTGTTTGGCGATTACGTCAGGAGCATAAACATGAAGGGCATGGATTCTGGGAGCAACAGACTCGCATAGACAATCCAATTTTGACGGAGGCTGAGCGTAAATTGATTATTCCGTATCGTACCTGGTGCGGACAATTTGTATAAATTTTTGGGTAAATATGCATTTTTTTGGAAAAATATGAATACACAAAAACAACAAAGATCGCTTCAACTCCCAAGCTGGATTGTTGTCTGGCTAATTCTCAGTATGATGATTATTCTTTGGGATTCCGGCTTTCTTTTTTCACGACCGGCCTCTTTGCCCGGTGGTAGCCTTGCCTGGGTATGGCTACCCTATGCCAAATACATCACCATTGATCCTAGTTATACTGATCTTCATAACGATTTTCTCGTCGCACAACAAATTATGAGTTTGTTGGAAATAGCAATTGGGATAATAGCACTATATTACAATTACAGATGCAAAGGTAATCGTGCCATCCTATTTGCTTTCAGTGCACTGCTATTAACTGGCACTAAAACAATTTTAGTCTTTTTACTAGAGGCCGTGAGTGGTTTTAAAAATATAGGACATAATAGTGGTTACGACCTATTATTATTTTACATCATGCCCAACTCACTCTGGTTAATTTTTCCATTTGCTGGCGTTTTTATTTTAGGCCGCTACTTAATATCATCCCGATAAAATTGCCTAGCCCATGCGCGATATTTTTCAAATTCGCCATCTTGGGAATGATACTCTGGACGTTCAACGTATTTTTTATTTTCCCATATTTCTAAATCGGGTATAAAATCTTTTAAAAATTGTCTCGATGCAAGACGCGTTAAGAAATTAGCAATTTGCTTACGTAAAAAATAAGGTGTCAATCCCCGCGGAAGAAATGCAATCTTCTCTATGATCTTGACGCTAGTTAGTGACCTGATGTGAATAAATTCACCATCAATGGGTGTCGGAAACACAATTTGTTTCAATTGCATATTATATTGGGGGATTGAAATAGTAGCATGTGACATTCCTAAACCATACGCATGAATATTTAAATACAACTTAATTTTCTTTTTTTCACCAAAAATTCCTCCTTTTCTTTCAAGTCGATAATTAATAATGAACTCATGGCCAAAAATATTTATCGGTTCAATAGTTTTTGCACTTAGATATTTATGTACTTGGAAAAAATGCAATTGATCGACGCTATTTTCTAGAATTTCTTGCGGATGAGATTTAATTTTAAACTGATATTGAATAGGCTTGCCCCATTCGGCGAAGTTCCATTCTGGAAAAGTCAAATGTAAATCTCGCAACGTAGGATTATGAGTTAAAAAAATTAACCCATATTTCTCAAAAACGCCCCAGTGCTTAAGTTGATACTTCCCTATTTCGTTGTCTCGATTTTTTGTCGCACAAGTACCGTCAGTTTTAAATCTCATACCGTGGAAGGGGCATTGCAAAGCATCTTTTTTAACCGAACCAAAAGCCAAATCAGCACCGAGATGCGGACAAAATCCATCAACTGCTCCTACTTCGCCTGTTTCTGTCCTAAAAAGTACAAGCTTTTGGTTCATAAATATAACCGATAAGACTTGTTTAAGCTTAAGCTCATGAGAAAATAATACGGCAAAAATACCATCCGGATAGGGGGTAAAGGGAAATCTGAAACGTTTCATAATTTTGTCTTTATATTATATTTAAAGAAATATTGAAGTTTAGCATTATCTAAATAATAGATAGAAAAAATCAATTTAAATTATTTAGATATTCTCACTACTAAATTGTCTCATAACAATGAATGTAATAATTATTTGTAAATGTTCTCAACGTTTTTATATGTCATTCAGCAAAGATACACTATAAAAAATTTGTTTTTACTTACAGATGAGACTTAGGTACTTTGCCGTTCATTTAGTAGCACCGAAGGTGGTCGTTGTAAGTCATCTTCACCAATTTGCTTTAGTTAATGAAGCCTTGAATGTTTTGCATGATGGTCAAAAGCTGTGTATTTGGCGAAGGACTTACAGTGTTAATGCTTACTCCATGTTTGATACGGCGGAAACGCATTAATATATCCTGTAAATAATTTATTAGCGTTTTGTCAATAACTTTATTTTTTTCCTCCAAATGTTTGTAGTGCCTTAAGGAGACAAATATTTCACCAACTGAC encodes the following:
- a CDS encoding methyltransferase is translated as MKFEQFYNSIISVISRKFENNISQDAIQNFANNLSIIFNDNKSESSLKMTRMTILFEGFYQFLPSESELKKDLLTIKMQRWVLHFGTPTIAFLLSYMSQIEQTKDHFIKVHDSIGLGIELSSPMPWHVTATLKSAIDKSNDVVIDEHKMNAVLMPELKEETGKFLKTHNSSGGFTTTPCDSYSQQFIKHAKSLKKKGGSVLEIGAAFGAASLQVTSSVVKVFCNDIEAKNLAVIRNRYLQGIKKSASSVTGDEENLILLPGSFPEELAGLPNDSFDAILICRVLHFFPGKKIDQALSLIEPLLKPSGRVYIICETPYLKNWKTFIPEYEKRVSAEIEWPGEITDASSFESSGRVALLPKFVHWISKDVIEMALKRNSFDIVNSSYIDRKGQFPDDLLLDGKESVGVEARRAKHRF
- a CDS encoding queuosine precursor transporter; its protein translation is MSNTIGTLSNQSQYKYPFLFLGIYLTFLLATVCLAGKLALIGNLLVPGGIFVFGFTFSICEIVGEVYGYSYPRLFIWTGVLAEIIFALVVTGISHLSSPEYFKHQEAYWLVFDPTLRYVVSSLVGLMVGEFVNVYLLAKWKIAWRGKFFIGRSLVSAGLGQATLTIIVDILNYYGKISSSNLVWMMISGYLWKMCGALILVFPAWLLVKYLKKVEEVDHYDINTNFNPFIFRLDEKQISLPNKQFSFSSTK
- a CDS encoding LexA family transcriptional regulator, translating into MSKQTLSENLKYLIKLHNGVSILELAKRTQIPQPTLHHILNGETKKPRNHALEALANFFSISVDQLIGITPLPIIPNALKNSLKISTVPIIEWEMIKHWPQKNMHSHHYKEIILDKKVDRNSFAIIMKDSQMEPMFPEKSVLLFDPSKTPRDRDYAIVCLAKNNLIILNRLFIDGSIYYIKQDQEDGNAQLTKLKQDQDKVIAILFEVRLQF
- a CDS encoding Rieske (2Fe-2S) protein, which produces MNKNFLQGWYYFTASAQIKKNKVYTFNYFDTSFVCYRDSKNSINVFDAYCPHLGAHLGVGGKIVNDLLVCPFHGWKYNATGQCVEISYCKKIPKRAKLQSYPVQEMNSLVFVYLDREDVNAKAKLESRDIDLLSLKKFSIKDFLTTRMKNHELQKIIEKAKTLFSFKPIGSGIFIVKSKHNHISLFVTATPVNSNEFSVSFSASIEKNFINIFRSFFIRKKAKRRFEVLFNTAVES
- a CDS encoding Rieske 2Fe-2S domain-containing protein, with protein sequence MIPKGWYFCAESSEIKSRQIVEKKIFDQQVILWRTESGVLNMSTAVCPHLGSNLAKLGKVRGENLQCFSHDYTYNGEGDCVATGQKVLPTCHKKVLRYFPLQELNGFVIAWYDPELKEPDWSIPIEVFSVMSKNYVRSTFEFNVSIETINEDNFDVGHLYKWHHVYDVKTTPVEQKGPMISISHAFKRHSILFKKSLPYPFSLLSQEINSRYSSTLHGHGLTNSFIDIFNLQIRLHDLIWCTPITATRTLYTTFVRLLEPSEKLSMWRRLMRRLIFVGCVWRLRQEHKHEGHGFWEQQTRIDNPILTEAERKLIIPYRTWCGQFV
- a CDS encoding Rieske 2Fe-2S domain-containing protein, which encodes MKRFRFPFTPYPDGIFAVLFSHELKLKQVLSVIFMNQKLVLFRTETGEVGAVDGFCPHLGADLAFGSVKKDALQCPFHGMRFKTDGTCATKNRDNEIGKYQLKHWGVFEKYGLIFLTHNPTLRDLHLTFPEWNFAEWGKPIQYQFKIKSHPQEILENSVDQLHFFQVHKYLSAKTIEPINIFGHEFIINYRLERKGGIFGEKKKIKLYLNIHAYGLGMSHATISIPQYNMQLKQIVFPTPIDGEFIHIRSLTSVKIIEKIAFLPRGLTPYFLRKQIANFLTRLASRQFLKDFIPDLEIWENKKYVERPEYHSQDGEFEKYRAWARQFYRDDIK